From a region of the Impatiens glandulifera chromosome 4, dImpGla2.1, whole genome shotgun sequence genome:
- the LOC124935325 gene encoding uncharacterized protein LOC124935325, which translates to MARGFILTTFLFILILSTFVVINRFFFENLLDFGKSSIISNYVPILPSIHINASAPTSETEEEIRILLGISTVAEQYQRRNFLRLVYNTQSTIGAKIDVKFVFCNLTNEEQKILVSLEIMRYDDIIILNCKENMNNGKTYTYFSSLPDMFKDSSNIEPYPPYHYVVKADDDTYFRLDALVESLRPLPREDLYYGYVIPCSSMNPFQRYMSGMGFLVSWDIVEWIKDSDIPKSHLDGPEDRVFGDWLHFGGRGKNRFNAKWSMYNYPEPPSSCTHDLWPNTIAVHLLKTRAKWIKTLTYFNVTKNVKASKLYHID; encoded by the coding sequence ATGGCTCGTGGATTCATCCTCACCACCTTTCTCTTCATTCTCATCCTTTCTACTTTCGTCGTCATCAACCGTTTCTTCTTCGAAAACCTCTTAGATTTCGGAAAATCCTCGATAATTTCCAATTACGTCCCAATATTGCCCTCGATCCACATCAATGCCTCGGCTCCAACCTCCGAAACCGAAGAAGAAATTCGAATACTCCTAGGGATCTCCACCGTAGCCGAACAATATCAACGTCGCAACTTCCTTCGACTCGTATACAACACTCAATCCACAATTGGCGCCAAGATAGATGTCAAGTTTGTGTTTTGCAACCTCAcgaacgaagaacaaaagatacTAGTATCGCTCGAGATCATGAGGTACGACGATATCATCATATTGAATTGCAAAGAGAACATGAACAATGGAAAGACCTACACTTACTTCTCGAGCCTTCCCGATATGTTTAAAGACTCTTCCAATATTGAACCATATCCGCCCTATCATTACGTTGTGAAGGCCGATGACGATACATATTTTCGACTAGATGCTTTGGTGGAGTCGTTAAGGCCTTTGCCTAGGGAAGATTTATACTATGGTTATGTTATTCCGTGTAGTAGTATGAATCCTTTTCAACGTTACATGTCGGGTATGGGATTTTTGGTTTCTTGGGATATAGTTGAGTGGATTAAGGATTCGGATATTCCTAAAAGTCATTTGGATGGTCCGGAGGATAGGGTTTTTGGAGATTGGCTACATTTTGGTGGTCGAGGAAAGAACCGGTTTAATGCTAAGTGGTCAATGTACAACTACCCCGAACCGCCATCGTCGTGTACGCATGATTTGTGGCCAAACACTATTGCGGTTCATCTCTTGAAGACGCGGGCCAAGTGGATCAAGACATTGACATATTTTAATGTCACGAAAAATGTTAAAGCATCTAAACTTTATCATATAGATTGA
- the LOC124934357 gene encoding xyloglucan endotransglucosylase protein 7-like, producing the protein MVNLVLIIMVILFSTSLIATGNLNQQVDITWGNDKAKIFNNGSLIILSLDQTSGAGFRSKDEYLFGRVDMEIKLVAGNSAGTVTAYYLSSQGKNHNEIDFEFLGNLTGDPYTVHTNVFIEGRGGREQQFRLWFDPTLEFHTYSILWNPQSIIWYVDETPIRVFRNLQSRGIPYPSNQAMRLYSSLWDADNWATRGGLVKTDWSKAPFKASFKNFKTNGCLWSSSAKKSSCPSSNKGSSWLNQQLDGTNIQKLKSVQNKYMIYNYCADAKRFSKGFPGECKFVF; encoded by the exons atggttaatttaGTTTTGATAATAATGGTTATCTTATTTTCAACTAGTTTAATTGCAACCGGAAACTTGAATCAACAAGTTGATATAACATGGGGAAATGACAAAGCCAAGATATTCAACAATGGGAGTCTCATCATTCTTTCATTAGATCAAACCTCCGGCGCCGGTTTCCGGTCAAAAGATGAGTATTTATTTGGTAGAGTTGATATGGAAATAAAGCTTGTGGCCGGAAACTCTGCCGGAACTGTTACCGCTTATTAT CTTTCATCTCAAGGAAAAAACCATAATGAGATAGATTTTGAATTCTTGGGGAACTTGACCGGAGATCCGTACACTGTTCATACTAATGTGTTCATTGAAGGGCGTGGAGGAAGGGAACAACAATTTCGTTTGTGGTTTGATCCTACTTTGGAATTTCATACTTATTCCATCCTTTGGAATCCTCAATCCATCAT ATGGTACGTTGATGAAACGCCAATAAGAGTGTTCAGAAACTTACAATCGCGAGGTATTCCATATCCTTCAAACCAAGCCATGAGACTCTACTCAAGCCTCTGGGATGCGGATAATTGGGCCACAAGAGGCGGTCTTGTGAAAACCGACTGGAGCAAGGCGCCGTTTAAGGCCTCTTTCAAGAACTTCAAGACCAATGGCTGCCTCTGGTCTTCGTCGGCTAAGAAATCGTCTTGCCCATCATCAAACAAGGGATCGAGTTGGCTTAACCAGCAATTAGATGGAACAAATATTCAAAAACTAAAGTCGGTTCAAAACAAGTACATGATTTACAATTATTGTGCAGATGCCAAACGTTTTTCCAAAGGCTTTCCGGGTGAATGCAAGTTTGTATTCTAA